The following coding sequences lie in one Sorghum bicolor cultivar BTx623 chromosome 6, Sorghum_bicolor_NCBIv3, whole genome shotgun sequence genomic window:
- the LOC8071082 gene encoding uncharacterized protein LOC8071082 gives MAIDDESPLRVNTRGGAMGGGGCDGAENQRWPPWLKPLLGTSFFGQCKVHADAHKSECNMYCLDCMNGALCSQCLAYHRDHHAIQIRRSSYHDVIRVSEIQKVLDITGVQTYIINSARVVFLNERPQPRPGKGVTNTCEVCERSLLDTFRFCSLGCKIVGTSGDFRIRKKHVVVTKKKKQAQHQHQHRGAAAASESEDDSSTSTSGGSDKSSVVQSFTPSTPPATANSFRTGKRRKGVPHRSPFGNLMVEF, from the exons ATGGCAATCGACGATGAATCGCCGCTCAGAGTCAACACCAGAGGCGGCGCCATG GGAGGAGGCGGGTGCGACGGGGCGGAGAACCAGCGGTGGCCGCCGTGGCTCAAGCCGCTGCTGGGGACGAGCTTCTTCGGTCAATGCAAGGTGCACGCGGACGCGCACAAGAGCGAGTGCAACATGTACTGCCTCGACTGCATGAACGGCGCGCTCTGCTCCCAGTGCCTCGCCTACCACCGCGACCACCACGCCATCCAG ATACGGAGGTCCTCCTACCATGACGTGATCCGGGTGTCTGAGATTCAGAAGGTGCTGGACATCACCGGCGTGCAGACGTACATCATCAACAGCGCGCGCGTGGTGTTCCTGAACGAGCGCCCGCAGCCGAGGCCCGGCAAGGGCGTCACCAACACCTGCGAGGTATGCgagcgcagcctcctcgacacCTTCCGCTTCTGCTCCCTCGGCTGCAAG ATCGTCGGGACCTCCGGCGACTTCCGCATCCGGAAGAAGCACGTCGTCGttacgaagaagaagaagcaggcccagcaccagcaccagcacaggggcgcggcggcggcgtcggagtCGGAGGACGACTCGTCCACCAGCACCAGCGGCGGCAGCGACAAGAGCAGCGTGGTGCAGAGCTTCACCCCGTCGACCCCGCCGGCGACTGCCAACAGCTTCCGCACCGGGAAGCGGCGCAAGGGCGTGCCGCACCGGTCGCCGTTCGGCAACCTCATGGTGGAGTTCTAG
- the LOC8060470 gene encoding E3 ubiquitin-protein ligase Os04g0590900 encodes MASSPLAISGGQPTWVPYEPTKDCSQGLCSMYCPQWCYFIFPPPPPFDVGGPSPDDSSGPVFSPLVIAIIGVLAIAFLLVSYYTFVSRYCGTFGSFRGRVFSSNSGGGARRRGNGGGGSSGGQGQSRSQESWNISPSTGLDETLISKITLCKYKRGDASVHTTDCSVCLGEFRDGESLRLLPKCSHAFHQQCIDKWLKSHSNCPLCRSNITFITVGMGTATQEAEGRGPGESVGRDAAHEVVVVMDDLEILCDEQQSMAGSTDGDGDGDDQEANGGSPEETDDADSKAEIREECPPPLKFKPGPSSSDPDHDIRMSIADVLQASMEDELFAARESGILAGGAGTSRRCPGENSKGGRNSRRAPQDAMDTAPAMKRLPPAGRSCFSSKSGRGRDSDLPM; translated from the coding sequence ATGGCCTCGTCACCGCTTGCAATCTCGGGGGGACAGCCTACCTGGGTCCCCTATGAGCCAACCAAAGATTGCTCCCAGGGCCTGTGCAGCATGTACTGCCCGCAGTGGTGCTACTTTATCttccctccgcctccgccgtTCGACGTCGGCGGCCCCAGCCCCGACGACTCCTCCGGCCCTGTCTTCTCCCCGCTTGTCATCGCCATCATCGGCGTGCTGGCGATCGCCTTCCTCCTCGTCAGTTACTACACCTTCGTCTCCAGGTACTGTGGCACCTTCGGTTCCTTCCGGGGCAGAGTCTTCAGTTCCAACTCAGGTGGCGGTGCCCGCCGCCGTGGCAACGGCGGTGGCGGTAGCAGCGGAGGCCAAGGGCAATCCAGGAGCCAAGAATCGTGGAACATCTCGCCGTCGACCGGACTGGATGAGACCTTGATCAGCAAGATCACCTTGTGCAAGTACAAGCGTGGTGATGCCTCGGTCCACACCACGGACTGCTCGGTCTGCCTCGGCGAGTTCCGGGACGGGGAGAGCCTCCGGCTGCTGCCCAAGTGCAGCCATGCCTTCCACCAGCAGTGCATTGACAAGTGGCTCAAGTCGCACTCCAATTGCCCTCTGTGCCGTTCCAACATCACCTTCATCACTGTGGGGATGGGGACGGCGACGCAGGAGGCCGAGGGCCGTGGTCCAGGCGAGAGTGTTGGGAGAGACGCTGCCCATGAGGTGGTTGTGGTGATGGATGACTTGGAAATCTTGTGCGACGAGCAGCAGAGCATGGCGGGCAGCACAGatggtgatggtgatggtgatgaccaggAGGCAAATGGTGGTAGTCCGGAGGAAACGGACGACGCTGACAGCAAGGCTGAGATCAGAGAAGAATGCCCGCCGCCGCTGAAGTTCAAGCCAGGGCCTTCGTCGTCAGACCCGGACCATGACATCCGCATGTCCATCGCCGACGTTCTGCAGGCCAGCATGGAAGACGAGCTCTTCGCAGCCAGGGAGAGCGGCATCCTTGCAGGTGGCGCCGGCACATCAAGACGGTGTCCCGGCGAGAACAGCAAGGGGGGACGCAACAGCCGGCGCGCACCGCAGGACGCCATGGACACCGCACCGGCGATGAAGCGGTTGCCGCCTGCTGGGCGGTCGTGCTTCAGCAGCAAGAGTGGGAGGGGAAGGGATTCAGATCTTCCGATGTGA
- the LOC8071081 gene encoding 28 kDa ribonucleoprotein, chloroplastic has translation MALSLARSPSPGAALPAARVPHFALPLLPLRSPRHQCQARLRLRLRVAASSPPAAQAAAAPVVAEEEEEQGEKRRKLYVANLPWSFPAPEIEKLFAQHGTVKDVEVIKGKDGRNRGFAFVTMSTTEEAAAAAEKLNSHDVMGRTIKVEFSRSFRKPAPLPPIIERHKLYVSNLPWKARAPNVKEFFAKFNPLSANVIFDNGKAAGYCFVSFGTKEEAEAALTELDGKELMGRPVRLYWRESGDDKVEVAKADSEVEVVNIEGASVDDASTDGGEDKQE, from the exons ATGGCGCTCTCGCTCGCGCGCAGCCCCAGCCCCGGCGCGGCGCTCCCCGCCGCGCGGGTTCCCCACTTTGCCCTTCCTCTCCTCCCGCTCCGCTCCCCTCGCCACCAGTGCCAGgcgcgcctccgcctccgcctccgcgtcGCGGCATCCTCGCCCCCGGCGGCGCAGGCAGCCGCCGCCCCCGtggtggcggaggaggaggaggagcagggggAGAAGCGGCGGAAGCTCTACGTGGCCAACCTGCCCTGGTCCTTCCCGGCGCCGGAGATCGAGAAACTCTTCGCGCAGCACGGCACCGTCAAGGACGTCGAG GTCATCAAGGGGAAGGATGGCAGGAACAGGGGGTTCGCGTTCGTGACGATGTCGACGACGGAGGAGGCAGCTGCGGCAGCTGAGAAGCTTAACTCCCAT GATGTAATGGGGCGGACAATCAAGGTGGAGTTTTCAAGAAGCTTCAGAAAACCAGCTCCGCTTCCTCCCATTATAGAGAGGCACAAGCTTTACGTGTCCAATCTTCCATGGAAAGCAAGGGCTCCCAATGTTAAAGAGTTCTTTGCAAAGTTTAACCCGCTTTCTGCTAACGTTATATTCGATAATGGAAAAGCAGCTGGGTATTGTTTTGTTTCCTTTGGGACAAAAGAAGAAGCAGAGGCTGCTCTCACTGAGCTTGATGGAAAG GAACTTATGGGAAGACCTGTACGCTTGTATTGGCGGGAAAGTGGTGATGATAAGGTTGAAGTTGCAAAGGCCGACAGTGAAGTTGAAGTTGTAAATATTGAAGGAGCAAGCGTTGATGATGCCAGCACAGATGGAGGTGAAGATAAACAGGAATAG
- the LOC8060471 gene encoding uncharacterized protein LOC8060471: MDSFCVVSMPATAPAAEVAAQMADATAAGHDGAKLRRALIAGGSAKAAAALLLALSSRSSPPAGGVFHRGGGTTLLLCAYYGVLAAVALFGGVEVAVGFWVAGDPDRRRGWGRRVIWVSVVPLVIVAGLGGFAVLK; this comes from the coding sequence ATGGACTCGTTCTGCGTCGTCAGCATGCCCGccacggcgccggcggcggaggtCGCGGCGCAGATGGCGGACGCCACGGCGGCCGGGCACGACGGCGCGAAGCTACGGCGTGCCCTGATCGCCGGCGGCTCCGCCAAGGCCGCGGCCGCGCTCCTCctcgctctctcctccaggtcaTCCCCGCCGGCCGGCGGCGTGTTCCACCGCGGCGGCGGTACCACGCTGCTGCTCTGCGCCTACTACGGGGTGCTCGCCGCCGTCGCGCTCTTCGGCGGCGTCGAGGTGGCCGTGGGGTTCTGGGTCGCGGGGGACCCGGACCGCCGCCGCGGCTGGGGGAGGCGGGTCATCTGGGTGTCCGTTGTTCCACTGGTCATCGTCGCCGGACTGGGCGGTTTCGCCGTGCTGAAGTGA
- the LOC8071083 gene encoding uncharacterized protein LOC8071083, translated as MDDWRCRRHPPLTLPGGGVCPHCLRDRLLRLCPDCACPRPCACSPSSPSSSSSGASAIGRVHSLIEREHRVARSRSVAAHGSVGVGGDQRRPKSGVWGWVSFRKPPPPPPPPAAAAGCRDVEQEYDDAVALARSRSVSSMAEAAVPEAKGPPNKAARWGKLIPGKIKALRNRKPRPAGDWRDSVR; from the coding sequence ATGGACGATTGGCGCTGCCGGAGGCACCCGCCGCTGACGCTGCCCGGCGGCGGCGTGTGCCCGCACTGCCTCCGCGACCGCCTCCTCCGCCTGTGCCCCGACTGCGCCTGCCCGCGTCCCTGCGCCTGCTCCCCTTCCTCCCCTTCGTCCTCGTCCTCCGGCGCCAGCGCGATCGGCCGGGTCCACAGCCTCATCGAGCGGGAGCACCGGGTCGCGCGCTCGCGCTCCGTCGCCGCGCACGGAtccgtcggcgtcggcggcgaccAGCGGCGGCCCAAGTCCGGGGTGTGGGGCTGGGTGTCGTTCCGCAAGcctccaccgccaccgccaccgccggccgcggccgcggggtGCAGGGACGTGGAGCAGGAGTACGACGACGCGGTGGCATTGGCGAGGtccaggtcggtgtcgtcgatggCGGAAGCGGCAGTCCCGGAGGCCAAGGGGCCGCCTAATAAGGCGGCGCGGTGGGGGAAGCTCATCCCAGGGAAGATCAAGGCGCTGCGGAACCGGAAGCCCCGCCCCGCCGGCGACTGGCGGGACAGCGTGAGATGA